A single region of the Kineosporiaceae bacterium SCSIO 59966 genome encodes:
- a CDS encoding SDR family NAD(P)-dependent oxidoreductase has product MQLDRTAAVVTGGASGLGAATAAALAERGASVFVLDLPAAVDAADRLEGVEYLPTDVTDAEQVRAAVGSAAQSGVPLRTVVNCAGIGPAARIVGKSGVHDLGLFAKVVEVNLVGTFTVLALAAEQIARTEPDEQGQRGVVVNTASVAAFEGQIGQVAYSASKGGIVGMTLPAARDLAQYGIRVCTIAPGIVETPMLSTVSEEFRASLAAGVPFPQRLGRPDEYAQLALAIIDHDYLNGEVIRMDGALRMGPR; this is encoded by the coding sequence ATGCAGCTCGACCGCACCGCCGCCGTCGTCACCGGAGGGGCGTCCGGCCTCGGGGCGGCGACCGCCGCAGCCCTCGCCGAGCGCGGGGCGTCGGTGTTCGTGCTCGACCTGCCGGCGGCGGTGGACGCCGCGGACCGGCTCGAGGGCGTGGAGTACCTGCCCACCGACGTCACCGACGCCGAGCAGGTGCGGGCCGCCGTGGGGTCCGCCGCGCAGTCCGGCGTCCCGCTGCGGACCGTGGTCAACTGCGCGGGCATCGGCCCGGCGGCACGGATCGTCGGAAAGTCGGGGGTGCACGACCTGGGCCTGTTCGCGAAGGTCGTCGAGGTCAACCTCGTCGGCACCTTCACCGTGCTGGCCCTTGCCGCCGAGCAGATCGCCCGCACGGAGCCCGACGAGCAGGGGCAGCGCGGCGTCGTCGTCAACACCGCGTCGGTCGCCGCGTTCGAGGGGCAGATCGGCCAGGTCGCCTACTCGGCGTCCAAGGGGGGCATCGTCGGGATGACCCTGCCGGCCGCGAGGGACCTCGCCCAGTACGGCATTCGCGTGTGCACCATCGCCCCCGGCATCGTGGAGACGCCGATGCTCTCCACGGTCAGCGAGGAGTTCCGCGCGTCGCTCGCCGCCGGCGTACCGTTCCCCCAGCGGCTCGGCCGCCCCGACGAGTACGCCCAACTCGCCCTGGCGATCATCGACCACGACTACCTCAACGGCGAGGTGATCCGAATGGACGGCGCGCTGCGGATGGGCCCGCGCTGA
- a CDS encoding amino acid transporter, which produces MPADLVAALAGLGLGLSLIVAIGAQNAFVLRQGLRRQHVGAVVAVCTASDAVLITAGVAGAGAVIGSRPWLVDVVRVAGAVFLTGYGLLAARRALRPGVLTPDGAGSASRRVTVTTALALTWLNPHVYLDTVVLLGSIAQTHPGRQWWFAAGAVAGSVLWFVGLGYGARLLRPVFASARSWRVLDGLIAVVMLALAVSLLGSAS; this is translated from the coding sequence GTGCCCGCCGACCTCGTCGCGGCCCTGGCCGGACTCGGCCTCGGGCTGTCCCTCATCGTCGCCATCGGGGCGCAGAACGCGTTCGTGCTCCGGCAGGGGCTGCGCCGGCAGCACGTGGGCGCTGTGGTGGCGGTCTGCACTGCCTCTGACGCCGTCCTCATCACCGCCGGAGTGGCCGGTGCCGGAGCGGTCATCGGGTCCCGGCCGTGGCTGGTCGACGTCGTCCGCGTCGCCGGGGCGGTCTTCCTCACCGGCTACGGACTGCTCGCTGCCCGCCGGGCCCTGCGGCCCGGCGTGCTGACACCGGACGGCGCCGGCTCGGCGTCCCGACGGGTGACCGTCACCACCGCGCTCGCCCTCACCTGGCTGAACCCGCACGTGTACCTCGACACCGTCGTCCTGCTCGGGTCGATCGCCCAGACCCACCCGGGCCGGCAGTGGTGGTTCGCCGCCGGCGCGGTGGCGGGCAGCGTCCTCTGGTTCGTCGGGCTCGGCTACGGGGCACGGCTGCTGCGCCCGGTGTTCGCCTCAGCACGTTCGTGGCGGGTGCTCGACGGGCTCATCGCCGTCGTCATGCTGGCGCTGGCGGTCTCGTTGCTCGGTTCGGCCTCGTGA
- a CDS encoding DoxX family membrane protein yields MNRASVVPWVGTVLRLVLAGVLGYAGAIKLPDPDESVRAVRAYQLLPEPVVQVVGFGLPVLEVAVALLLLLGLGTRIAAGMSGLLMIAFIIGVASAWARGLTIDCGCFGGGGEVSAEDTEYPQEILRDLLLLAASAWLVWRPRTRLALDNVLFPDRHILDADDLDSDDPDSDDPDSDDPDSDDPDSDDPSTADPDAAEPRGASR; encoded by the coding sequence ATGAACCGCGCGAGCGTCGTTCCCTGGGTGGGCACTGTCCTGCGCCTCGTGCTGGCCGGGGTCCTCGGCTACGCCGGTGCGATCAAGCTGCCGGACCCGGACGAGTCCGTCCGCGCCGTCCGGGCCTACCAGCTGCTGCCCGAGCCGGTCGTCCAGGTCGTCGGCTTCGGACTGCCGGTGCTCGAGGTCGCGGTGGCGCTGCTGCTGCTGCTCGGGCTCGGCACCCGGATCGCCGCCGGAATGTCCGGCCTGCTGATGATCGCGTTCATCATCGGGGTCGCGTCCGCCTGGGCCAGGGGGCTGACCATCGACTGCGGCTGCTTCGGCGGCGGCGGTGAGGTCAGCGCCGAGGACACCGAGTACCCGCAGGAGATCCTCCGGGACCTGCTTCTGCTCGCCGCCTCGGCATGGCTGGTGTGGCGGCCGCGGACCCGGCTCGCCCTGGACAACGTCCTGTTCCCGGACCGGCACATCCTGGACGCCGACGACCTCGACTCCGACGACCCCGACTCCGACGACCCCGACTCCGACGACCCCGACTCCGACGACCCCGACTCCGACGACCCCAGCACGGCCGACCCTGACGCCGCCGAACCACGAGGAGCCTCCCGATGA
- a CDS encoding glutaredoxin, with translation MTGSPIHVTVVHAPACHLCEDAEAELSRLAGSYPLVIERVDIRSQRGQDLTRRHRSPMSPLVLVDGTFFSFGRLPRKKLVRLLEQRHSVAAQAG, from the coding sequence ATGACGGGTTCCCCGATCCACGTCACGGTGGTGCACGCGCCGGCGTGCCACCTCTGTGAGGACGCCGAGGCCGAGCTGTCGCGGCTCGCCGGCTCGTACCCGCTCGTGATCGAGCGTGTCGACATCCGCAGCCAGCGGGGCCAGGACCTGACCCGCCGCCACCGGTCGCCGATGAGTCCGCTGGTGCTGGTCGACGGCACCTTCTTCAGCTTCGGCCGGCTCCCCCGCAAGAAGCTGGTCCGGCTCCTCGAGCAGCGGCACTCCGTTGCCGCACAGGCGGGTTGA
- a CDS encoding CrcB family protein, producing MTWLLVVLGAAVGAVLRYLLDAWVNPVSGRALPLGTLLANGTGTLLAAAVAGAALPSAAAVAVGIGVAGSLTTYSTFSYEAFRLDAEGVRPLAVGYVLVTLAVGVAAVLAGTALGGLLGEAVHG from the coding sequence GTGACCTGGTTGCTCGTCGTCCTAGGGGCCGCCGTGGGCGCCGTCCTGCGCTACCTGCTCGACGCGTGGGTGAACCCGGTGAGCGGGCGGGCCCTGCCGCTGGGGACGTTGCTCGCCAACGGGACCGGGACGCTGCTGGCGGCTGCCGTCGCCGGGGCCGCCCTCCCGAGCGCGGCGGCCGTCGCGGTGGGGATCGGGGTCGCCGGGTCGCTGACGACGTACAGCACGTTCAGCTACGAGGCCTTCCGGCTGGACGCCGAGGGGGTCCGGCCGCTCGCCGTCGGGTACGTGCTGGTGACTCTCGCGGTCGGCGTCGCCGCGGTGCTCGCCGGGACGGCGCTCGGCGGCCTGCTCGGCGAGGCGGTCCACGGGTGA
- a CDS encoding heavy metal-responsive transcriptional regulator: MTTRTGSGGGMRVAELAAAVGVKPGTVRYYEKLGLLPQPERTPAGYRQYDAADVDRLRFVQGAQRLGLRLADIRDLLTVRDTGRCPCEPAEHLLSRRMAEVDAEITRLTALRTEMAAMRDALPDEDCPPPAPGTWCPPTPEEVTMMTLDLTVDCCEDPTCPPEECGCDC; this comes from the coding sequence ATGACGACGAGGACGGGCTCCGGAGGCGGGATGCGGGTTGCCGAGCTCGCCGCTGCCGTCGGCGTGAAACCGGGCACCGTCCGCTACTACGAGAAGCTCGGGCTGCTGCCGCAGCCCGAGCGGACTCCGGCCGGGTACCGGCAGTACGACGCCGCGGACGTCGACCGGCTCCGATTCGTCCAGGGGGCGCAGCGGCTGGGGCTGAGGCTCGCCGACATCCGGGACCTGCTGACCGTCCGGGACACCGGCCGGTGTCCCTGTGAACCTGCCGAGCACCTGCTGTCCCGCCGCATGGCGGAGGTCGACGCCGAGATCACTCGACTGACCGCGCTGCGCACCGAGATGGCTGCGATGCGGGACGCCCTGCCTGACGAGGACTGTCCCCCGCCCGCCCCCGGAACGTGGTGCCCACCAACGCCAGAGGAGGTGACGATGATGACGCTGGACCTGACCGTGGACTGCTGCGAGGACCCCACCTGTCCGCCAGAGGAGTGCGGCTGCGACTGCTGA
- a CDS encoding acyl-CoA dehydrogenase: MPASRVLPTQEAAELLALVRELATRELATRAPAAEADGVFPREMFRLLGRAGVLGLPYPQEHGGGGQPYEVYLQVLEEIGYAWATVGVGTSVHALACFPLVTRGTPQQQDRWLPDLLGGELLGAYCLSEPQAGSDVAAMTTRARRDGDEYVVRGAKAWTTHGGEADFYTVLARTGDARGDITCLLVPADAEGLSADPPERKMGLTGSTTATMRFDDVRVPVERRIGEEGEGLRIALAALDAGRLGIAAVATGVAQAALDTAVAYAKEREAFGRRIIEHQGLAFLLADMAAAVDSARAAFLHAARLKDAGLPYSRAASVAKLVATDNAMRVTTDAVQALGGYGYTKDFPVERWMRETKVMQIFEGTNQIQRMVIGRHLDTGDPGTITHVTRETS, translated from the coding sequence CCGACCCAGGAGGCGGCCGAGCTGCTCGCGCTGGTCCGCGAGCTGGCGACCCGGGAGCTCGCGACCCGGGCACCCGCCGCCGAGGCCGACGGCGTCTTCCCCCGGGAGATGTTCCGGCTGCTGGGTCGCGCCGGCGTCCTGGGCCTGCCGTACCCGCAGGAGCACGGCGGCGGAGGCCAGCCCTACGAGGTGTACCTGCAGGTGCTCGAGGAGATCGGGTACGCGTGGGCGACGGTGGGCGTCGGCACCAGCGTCCACGCGCTCGCCTGCTTCCCGCTCGTCACGCGCGGCACGCCCCAGCAGCAGGACCGCTGGCTGCCGGACCTGCTCGGCGGCGAGCTGCTCGGCGCGTACTGCCTGTCCGAGCCGCAGGCCGGGTCCGACGTCGCCGCGATGACGACCAGGGCCCGCCGGGACGGCGACGAGTACGTCGTCCGCGGCGCCAAGGCCTGGACGACGCACGGCGGGGAGGCCGACTTCTACACCGTGCTGGCCCGGACCGGGGACGCGCGCGGTGACATCACCTGCCTGCTCGTGCCCGCGGACGCCGAGGGGCTCTCCGCGGACCCCCCCGAGCGGAAGATGGGGCTGACCGGCTCGACGACGGCGACGATGCGCTTCGACGACGTCCGGGTGCCGGTGGAGCGCCGGATCGGCGAGGAGGGCGAGGGGCTGCGGATCGCCCTCGCCGCCCTGGACGCCGGCCGGCTCGGCATCGCCGCGGTCGCCACCGGTGTCGCCCAGGCAGCGCTCGACACCGCCGTCGCCTACGCCAAGGAGCGGGAGGCGTTCGGACGGCGGATCATCGAGCACCAGGGGCTGGCGTTCCTGCTCGCGGACATGGCCGCGGCGGTGGACAGCGCCCGGGCGGCCTTCCTGCACGCCGCCCGGCTCAAGGACGCCGGGCTGCCGTACAGCCGGGCCGCGTCGGTCGCCAAGCTCGTCGCCACCGACAACGCGATGCGGGTGACGACGGACGCCGTCCAGGCGCTGGGCGGCTACGGCTACACCAAGGACTTCCCCGTCGAGCGCTGGATGCGCGAGACGAAGGTCATGCAGATCTTCGAGGGGACCAACCAGATCCAGCGGATGGTCATCGGCCGCCACCTCGACACGGGTGACCCCGGCACCATCACGCACGTCACGAGGGAGACCAGCTGA
- a CDS encoding dicarboxylate/amino acid:cation symporter: protein MTTRPTTDDAPARRRSRNPFTAVPFSVQVLVGLVLGVVLGLVARSMGTVGPEQDPNWLTTTLDTIGGAFVTLLRAVVPPLVFLAIVASIANLRQVTDAARLAGRTLLWFAITALFSVSIGIALGLLTNPGLNTGVDAGAAGEPSRTGSWLDFLVGIVPGNVLGLQASTSEGADGSLSTGLSFNVLQIIVVAVAVGVAALKVGRAAEPFLAFSRSALAVVQKVLWWIIRLAPLGTVGLLGRAVASYGWDALAPLGVFVADVYVGLALVLFVLYPVLLRLNGLSPLRYFAAAWPAIQLGFVSRSSIGTLPVTERVTERNLGVPRAYASFAVPLGATTKMDGCAAIYPALAAIFVAQFFGVELGVTDYLLIAFVSVIGSAATAGVTGAVVMLTLTLSTLGLPLEGVGLLLAVDPILDMGRTAVNVAGQALVPTIVAKREGILDEAVYAAANAKDPFADEPLDPDLVEPVTRSDERAPAGASGA from the coding sequence ATGACCACCCGTCCCACCACGGACGACGCCCCCGCGCGCCGCCGGTCCCGAAACCCCTTCACCGCCGTCCCGTTCAGCGTCCAGGTGCTCGTCGGCCTCGTGCTCGGCGTCGTCCTCGGCCTCGTCGCCCGCTCGATGGGCACAGTCGGCCCGGAGCAGGACCCGAACTGGCTCACGACGACGCTCGACACGATCGGCGGCGCCTTCGTCACCCTGCTGCGCGCCGTCGTCCCACCGCTGGTGTTCCTCGCCATCGTGGCGAGCATCGCCAACCTGCGGCAGGTCACCGACGCTGCCCGCCTGGCCGGCCGGACCCTGCTGTGGTTCGCGATCACGGCCCTGTTCTCCGTCAGCATCGGCATCGCTCTCGGCCTGCTGACGAACCCCGGCCTCAACACGGGTGTGGACGCCGGCGCCGCCGGCGAGCCGTCCAGGACAGGCTCCTGGCTGGACTTCCTCGTCGGCATCGTGCCGGGCAACGTGCTCGGCCTGCAGGCGTCGACCTCGGAGGGCGCCGACGGGTCGCTGAGCACCGGCCTGTCGTTCAACGTCCTGCAGATCATCGTCGTGGCCGTGGCGGTCGGCGTCGCGGCGCTCAAGGTGGGCCGGGCGGCCGAGCCGTTCCTGGCCTTCAGCCGCTCCGCGCTGGCGGTGGTCCAGAAGGTGCTGTGGTGGATCATCCGGCTCGCACCGCTCGGCACCGTCGGCCTGCTCGGCCGGGCGGTGGCGAGCTACGGCTGGGACGCCCTGGCGCCGCTCGGGGTGTTCGTCGCCGACGTGTACGTCGGCCTCGCGCTCGTGCTCTTCGTGCTCTACCCGGTCCTGCTGCGGCTCAACGGGCTCAGCCCGCTGCGGTACTTCGCGGCTGCCTGGCCGGCCATCCAGCTCGGCTTCGTCTCCCGCTCCTCGATCGGCACGCTGCCGGTGACCGAGCGGGTGACCGAGCGGAACCTCGGCGTCCCACGGGCCTACGCCTCGTTCGCCGTGCCGCTCGGCGCGACGACGAAGATGGACGGGTGCGCCGCGATCTACCCGGCGCTGGCCGCCATCTTCGTGGCGCAGTTCTTCGGCGTGGAGCTCGGTGTCACCGACTACCTGCTGATCGCGTTCGTGTCGGTCATCGGCTCTGCCGCGACCGCGGGCGTCACCGGAGCCGTCGTCATGCTGACGCTCACCCTGTCCACGCTCGGGCTGCCGCTCGAGGGCGTCGGCCTGCTGCTCGCCGTGGACCCGATCCTCGACATGGGCCGGACGGCGGTGAACGTCGCCGGTCAGGCGCTCGTGCCGACGATCGTCGCCAAGCGCGAGGGCATCCTCGACGAGGCCGTCTACGCCGCGGCGAACGCCAAGGACCCGTTCGCCGACGAACCGCTCGACCCGGACCTCGTGGAGCCGGTCACCCGGTCGGACGAGCGGGCACCGGCGGGCGCGTCCGGCGCCTGA
- a CDS encoding peroxiredoxin family protein: MTTRTTAHQAEQERREKANQLRRQQEQQDHRRRALVITTWVAVAAVLAAVLAAMMLTSRPASSSEARPAPDFSLVNTDGREVSLADYRGENVLIYFNEGAGCQSCLVQMAEIERQVGDELAALDVTVLPVVMNTREQILADMTANGVRTPFLLDDGTVSEAYGVLGTGMHAGLPGHSFVLIDRDGVQRWYGEYPSMWLDPTELATELQHRLNA; encoded by the coding sequence ATGACCACCAGGACCACGGCCCACCAGGCCGAGCAGGAACGCCGTGAGAAGGCCAACCAGCTCCGGCGCCAGCAGGAGCAGCAGGACCACCGACGGCGAGCGCTCGTCATCACCACCTGGGTCGCCGTCGCCGCGGTCCTGGCCGCCGTTCTCGCCGCGATGATGCTCACCTCGAGGCCCGCCTCCTCGAGTGAGGCGCGGCCGGCACCGGACTTCAGCCTCGTGAACACCGACGGCCGCGAGGTGAGCCTGGCGGACTACCGGGGAGAGAACGTCCTCATCTACTTCAACGAGGGGGCCGGCTGCCAGTCCTGCCTCGTGCAGATGGCCGAGATCGAGCGGCAGGTCGGCGACGAGCTCGCCGCTCTCGACGTCACCGTCCTGCCCGTCGTGATGAACACCCGTGAGCAGATCCTCGCCGACATGACCGCCAACGGGGTCAGGACCCCGTTCCTGCTGGACGACGGCACGGTGTCCGAGGCGTACGGCGTCCTCGGCACGGGCATGCACGCCGGGCTGCCCGGCCACAGCTTCGTCCTGATCGACCGGGACGGCGTCCAGCGCTGGTACGGCGAGTACCCCAGCATGTGGCTCGACCCGACCGAGCTCGCCACCGAGCTGCAGCACCGGCTGAACGCCTGA
- a CDS encoding CrcB family protein: protein MSRSRPRPSVDPAVLGVVAAGGALGASARYALALAVPWGGSGVPWATLTANVLGCLLIGVLMGVLVRHGPPGPEPAVHRLVRPFVGVGVLGGFTTFSTTLLESARLADGGGSWEAAGYLVGTTVAALLAVHVGVRGAQRAGRGR, encoded by the coding sequence CTGAGCCGGTCCCGGCCGCGGCCCAGCGTGGACCCGGCGGTCCTGGGCGTCGTCGCCGCCGGCGGCGCCCTCGGCGCCTCGGCCCGGTACGCCCTGGCGCTCGCCGTCCCCTGGGGCGGCAGCGGCGTTCCCTGGGCCACGTTGACGGCGAACGTCCTGGGGTGCCTGCTGATCGGCGTCCTCATGGGGGTGCTCGTGCGGCACGGCCCGCCGGGCCCCGAGCCGGCGGTGCACCGGCTGGTGCGGCCCTTCGTCGGGGTCGGCGTTCTCGGCGGGTTCACGACCTTCTCGACGACCCTGCTCGAGTCCGCCCGGCTGGCCGACGGCGGCGGGTCGTGGGAGGCCGCCGGGTACCTCGTCGGGACGACGGTGGCGGCGCTCCTCGCCGTGCACGTCGGGGTGCGCGGGGCCCAGCGCGCGGGGCGTGGCCGGTGA
- a CDS encoding cytochrome c biogenesis protein CcdA: MGDLLTTGSVLAAFFAGGVALFAPCCIVFLAPSYLAVAVKNRRWRLLPLTFAFTAGLALVLVPITLGMSLVAATIANYHSLLYYLGGAFMLALAAFSLSGRMMSLPSFLRAPDTSRGETGSFFALGVFSGVASSCCAPVLAGVMALSALSGSALGGITLGLAYTFGMVFPLFVMALLWDRYRLGERRFLQARPVRLRLGGRVLATNTVNLAVALAFTVMGVFVIFLANTGQMTSGPRFQGAIGQRLAAVFGEIEGLTAGVPEPVLGLGVLALAAVFVYATLRDRRPEGVDPAPQDGAEAPDCHADHHTDHPVSTP, encoded by the coding sequence GTGGGAGACCTGCTGACCACCGGGTCGGTGCTCGCAGCGTTCTTCGCCGGCGGAGTCGCCCTCTTCGCCCCCTGCTGCATCGTCTTCCTCGCGCCGTCCTACCTGGCGGTCGCGGTCAAGAACCGCCGGTGGCGACTGCTGCCCCTGACGTTCGCGTTCACCGCGGGACTCGCGCTCGTCCTGGTCCCGATCACGCTCGGGATGAGCCTGGTAGCGGCCACGATCGCGAACTACCACTCGCTGCTGTACTACCTCGGCGGTGCCTTCATGCTGGCGCTGGCGGCGTTCAGCCTCTCCGGCCGGATGATGAGCCTGCCGTCCTTCCTGCGCGCACCGGACACCAGCCGCGGGGAGACCGGCAGCTTCTTCGCCCTCGGGGTCTTCTCCGGGGTGGCGTCCTCCTGCTGTGCCCCGGTCCTGGCCGGGGTGATGGCGCTGTCGGCGTTGTCCGGTTCGGCGCTCGGGGGCATCACCCTCGGCCTGGCCTACACCTTCGGCATGGTGTTCCCGCTCTTCGTGATGGCCCTGCTGTGGGACCGGTACCGCCTCGGTGAGCGCCGCTTCCTGCAGGCGCGTCCCGTCCGGCTCCGCCTGGGCGGGCGCGTCCTGGCTACGAACACCGTCAACCTCGCCGTGGCGCTCGCGTTCACCGTCATGGGCGTCTTCGTGATCTTCCTGGCGAACACCGGCCAGATGACCAGCGGCCCACGCTTCCAGGGCGCCATCGGCCAGAGGCTGGCGGCGGTCTTCGGTGAGATCGAGGGTCTGACTGCCGGTGTGCCCGAACCCGTACTGGGTCTGGGTGTTCTCGCCCTGGCAGCGGTGTTCGTGTACGCCACCCTGCGCGACCGGCGTCCTGAGGGCGTGGACCCCGCGCCGCAGGACGGCGCCGAAGCCCCCGACTGCCACGCCGACCACCACACCGACCACCCCGTCAGCACACCCTGA
- a CDS encoding copper resistance protein CopC yields MLVTIGATLAVPAVLLGSTAPAAAHTDLRSTAPAVDQTVPDLTEIRLEFTGDVLDLGTRLRLTGPDGVVELAAPVVDGRTVTAAVPDGVPGGQYTLTWRVTAQDGHPLTGEYGFTVRPTATDSRSSASPPATSPASVPPPATPEPTASAAVGPETDGSDVAVLPWALGAGAVVLAAGGWLLTRRGGTR; encoded by the coding sequence GTGCTCGTCACGATCGGCGCGACGCTCGCCGTCCCCGCTGTGCTCCTCGGGTCGACCGCCCCGGCGGCGGCGCACACCGACCTGCGCTCCACTGCCCCGGCCGTCGACCAGACCGTCCCGGACCTGACCGAGATCCGGCTCGAGTTCACCGGCGACGTCCTCGACCTCGGCACCCGATTGCGGCTCACCGGCCCGGACGGCGTCGTCGAGCTGGCCGCCCCGGTCGTCGACGGCCGCACCGTCACCGCCGCCGTCCCCGACGGCGTCCCCGGTGGCCAGTACACCCTCACCTGGCGGGTCACCGCACAGGACGGCCACCCGCTCACCGGCGAGTACGGCTTCACGGTGCGGCCCACTGCGACAGACTCCCGGTCGTCTGCGTCGCCCCCGGCGACGTCTCCGGCGTCCGTGCCGCCGCCGGCAACCCCCGAGCCGACCGCCTCAGCTGCCGTCGGTCCAGAGACGGACGGCTCGGACGTCGCGGTGCTGCCGTGGGCGCTCGGCGCCGGCGCCGTCGTCCTTGCCGCCGGCGGGTGGCTGCTGACCCGACGAGGCGGAACCCGATGA
- a CDS encoding thioredoxin domain-containing protein, protein MSTNAPRPTKAERKEAARDKARRMREEAEARQRRNRRLAIVGAVIGVLLVVVAVGAIVQAGRSNVSDATAVPSGLVDNGVRTGPADAPEVAVYLDYACPACAQYEAQDGEWLVEKAEAGEIALVHKPIAILDRYSTTEFSTRAASAAACVGETSPEAFSEFNRLMFVNQVAEEGPGMTNEEIWSIAETAGADPEAEQCVLEERYTGWAANATDAASQAGVQGTPTVMVEGEILQDRSREAVEAAVAAAG, encoded by the coding sequence ATGAGCACGAACGCCCCCCGTCCCACCAAGGCCGAGCGCAAGGAGGCGGCGCGCGACAAGGCCCGCCGGATGCGCGAGGAGGCCGAGGCCAGGCAGCGGCGTAACCGCCGGCTGGCCATCGTCGGCGCCGTGATCGGCGTGCTGCTCGTCGTCGTGGCCGTCGGCGCCATCGTCCAGGCGGGTCGCAGCAACGTCTCGGACGCCACGGCCGTCCCGAGCGGTCTCGTCGACAACGGCGTCCGCACCGGTCCGGCCGACGCGCCGGAGGTCGCCGTCTACCTCGACTACGCCTGCCCGGCGTGCGCCCAGTACGAGGCGCAGGACGGCGAGTGGCTGGTGGAGAAGGCCGAGGCCGGTGAGATCGCGCTGGTGCACAAGCCGATCGCCATCCTCGACCGGTACTCCACCACCGAGTTCTCCACCCGGGCCGCGAGCGCTGCGGCCTGCGTCGGGGAGACCTCCCCGGAGGCGTTCTCGGAGTTCAACCGGCTCATGTTCGTCAACCAGGTCGCCGAGGAGGGGCCGGGGATGACCAACGAGGAGATCTGGTCCATCGCCGAGACCGCGGGCGCCGACCCCGAGGCCGAGCAGTGCGTGCTCGAGGAGCGGTACACCGGCTGGGCGGCCAACGCCACGGACGCCGCGTCCCAGGCCGGCGTCCAGGGCACGCCGACGGTCATGGTCGAGGGCGAGATCCTGCAGGACCGTTCGCGTGAGGCGGTGGAGGCGGCCGTCGCCGCCGCCGGGTGA